The following are encoded in a window of Kitasatospora sp. NBC_01250 genomic DNA:
- a CDS encoding cold-shock protein produces MATGTVKWFNAEKGFGFIAQEGGGPDVFVHYSAINANGFRSLEENQQVTFDVTQGPKGPQAENVTTV; encoded by the coding sequence ATGGCCACGGGAACCGTCAAGTGGTTCAACGCTGAGAAGGGCTTCGGCTTCATCGCCCAGGAGGGCGGCGGCCCCGACGTCTTCGTCCACTACTCCGCCATCAACGCGAACGGTTTCCGCTCGCTGGAGGAGAACCAGCAGGTCACCTTCGACGTCACCCAGGGCCCCAAGGGCCCGCAGGCGGAGAACGTCACCACCGTCTGA
- a CDS encoding menaquinone biosynthetic enzyme MqnA/MqnD family protein, translated as MGASATGDGGSGGAPLTRPRVGHIQFLNCVPLYWGLARTGSLLDLDLTKDTPEKLSDLLVNGALDIGPITCVEYLRHADELVLLPEIAVGSDGPVMSCVIVSKRPLDELDGRPVALGSTSRTSVRLAQLLLAEQVGVRPEYFSCPPDLDAMLAQADAAVLIGDPALRATLEARADSGYTVHDLGEMWKAWTGLPFVFAVWAARREFVERRPELVAAVHRAFLDSRDLSLAEADQVAAQAARWEAFDATVLERYFSEALDFSLGERQLAGIAEFARRVAHDSGFEPDVSFRLLEPVAS; from the coding sequence GTGGGCGCGAGCGCGACGGGTGACGGCGGCTCGGGCGGCGCACCGCTCACCCGGCCCCGGGTCGGCCACATCCAGTTCCTCAACTGCGTGCCCCTCTACTGGGGCCTGGCCCGCACCGGCAGCCTGCTCGATCTGGACCTCACCAAGGACACCCCGGAGAAGCTCAGCGACCTGCTGGTCAACGGCGCGCTGGACATCGGCCCGATCACCTGCGTCGAGTACCTGCGGCACGCGGACGAACTGGTGCTGCTGCCGGAGATCGCCGTCGGCAGCGACGGACCGGTGATGTCCTGCGTGATCGTCAGCAAGCGTCCGCTCGACGAGCTGGACGGCCGCCCGGTCGCGCTCGGCTCCACCAGCCGGACCTCGGTGCGGCTCGCCCAGCTGCTGCTGGCCGAGCAGGTGGGCGTCCGCCCCGAGTACTTCAGCTGCCCGCCCGACCTCGACGCGATGCTGGCGCAGGCGGACGCCGCCGTGCTGATCGGCGACCCGGCGCTGCGCGCCACCCTGGAGGCGCGGGCGGACAGCGGCTACACCGTCCACGACCTCGGGGAGATGTGGAAGGCGTGGACCGGGCTGCCGTTCGTCTTCGCGGTCTGGGCGGCCCGGCGCGAGTTCGTCGAGCGCCGGCCGGAGCTGGTGGCGGCCGTGCACCGGGCGTTCCTGGACTCGCGCGACCTGTCGCTGGCCGAGGCCGACCAGGTGGCCGCGCAGGCGGCGCGCTGGGAGGCCTTCGACGCAACGGTGCTGGAGCGCTACTTCAGCGAGGCGCTGGACTTCTCGCTCGGCGAGCGGCAGCTGGCCGGCATCGCGGAGTTCGCCCGCCGGGTCGCGCACGACAGCGGCTTCGAGCCCGATGTGAGCTTCCGGCTGCTGGAGCCGGTGGCGTCCTGA
- a CDS encoding serine/threonine-protein kinase gives MEPLEPDDPRRLGGYQLLRRLGAGGMGRVYLGRTAGGRHVAVKVIRADLAEDAEFRARFRQEVAAARRVGGRWTAAVLDADLEGRPPWVATGYVAGPALSAAVRDFGPLPAASVRALGAGLAQALAAVHGLGLVHRDVKPSNVLLTLDGPLLIDFGIARALDAGTALTRSGHLVGSPGFMSPEQAQGVAAGPASDVFSLGALLAYAATGVPPFGEGDSNPYVLLYNVLHEEPRLDGLAELDPGLHATVLACLAKDPAGRLTPARLGERLDPAGAGTARPGGGTWLPAALAAAVGRQAVELLHLDHGPEPGPDPGPSRTRLATTVDAGPGARPRPAPGNPPAGYPSPSHTPTQPYHPAQPHPHPQVHPQAPLRAGRRWPAVLGASVLVAVVAVGATLWLSKGAGSSTAGRSATASGPTAPTGQSPTPAGASAPSGSGAAPAAAPSSATPASGGAIPQPFLGSWKGDLTAQGLTGSVTYRVTLRQGTVGQVVADATSFWSNGTTCTGTDYLVSASPDEVVLMIKQLKGGLGCIADDQPRVYTRNSDGSLHLDVDGGSGDLTRVS, from the coding sequence GTGGAGCCACTGGAGCCGGACGACCCGCGCCGGCTGGGCGGGTACCAGTTACTGCGGCGGCTCGGCGCCGGCGGGATGGGCCGCGTCTACCTGGGGCGGACGGCGGGCGGGCGCCACGTCGCCGTCAAGGTGATCCGAGCCGATCTGGCCGAGGACGCCGAGTTCCGCGCCCGCTTCCGGCAGGAGGTGGCGGCGGCCCGGCGGGTGGGCGGCCGCTGGACGGCCGCGGTGCTGGACGCGGACCTCGAGGGCCGCCCCCCGTGGGTGGCCACCGGGTACGTCGCGGGGCCGGCGCTCAGCGCGGCCGTCCGCGACTTCGGACCGCTGCCGGCCGCCTCGGTGCGCGCGCTGGGCGCGGGGCTGGCCCAGGCGCTGGCGGCCGTGCACGGGCTCGGGCTGGTGCACCGGGACGTCAAGCCGTCGAATGTGCTCCTCACGCTGGACGGCCCGCTGCTGATCGACTTCGGCATCGCGCGGGCGCTGGACGCGGGGACGGCCCTGACCCGGTCCGGCCACCTGGTCGGCTCGCCCGGGTTCATGTCCCCCGAGCAGGCCCAGGGGGTGGCCGCCGGGCCGGCCTCGGACGTCTTCTCGCTGGGCGCGCTGCTCGCGTACGCGGCGACCGGCGTCCCGCCGTTCGGGGAGGGCGACTCCAACCCGTACGTGCTGCTCTACAACGTGCTGCACGAGGAGCCGCGGCTCGACGGGCTGGCCGAGCTCGACCCCGGCCTGCACGCGACCGTGCTGGCCTGCCTGGCGAAGGACCCCGCCGGTCGGCTGACGCCGGCCCGGTTGGGCGAGCGGCTGGACCCGGCCGGAGCCGGCACCGCCCGGCCGGGCGGGGGGACCTGGCTGCCGGCGGCGCTGGCGGCGGCGGTGGGCCGCCAGGCGGTGGAACTGCTGCACCTCGACCACGGCCCGGAGCCCGGCCCGGATCCGGGTCCAAGCCGGACCCGGCTCGCGACGACGGTGGACGCGGGGCCGGGCGCCCGGCCGCGCCCGGCGCCCGGGAATCCCCCGGCGGGGTACCCATCGCCGTCGCACACCCCCACCCAGCCGTACCACCCGGCCCAGCCGCACCCGCACCCGCAGGTGCACCCGCAGGCGCCGCTCCGGGCCGGTCGCCGCTGGCCCGCCGTGCTCGGCGCCTCGGTGCTGGTCGCGGTGGTCGCGGTGGGAGCCACGCTGTGGCTGTCGAAGGGGGCGGGTTCGTCGACGGCCGGCCGGTCGGCGACGGCGTCCGGACCGACAGCCCCGACCGGCCAGTCGCCGACCCCGGCCGGGGCGTCCGCACCCTCCGGGTCGGGCGCCGCCCCGGCCGCCGCCCCGTCGAGCGCCACCCCCGCCTCGGGCGGTGCGATACCGCAGCCGTTCCTCGGCAGCTGGAAAGGGGACCTGACCGCCCAGGGCCTCACCGGCTCGGTCACCTACCGCGTCACGCTGCGGCAGGGCACGGTGGGTCAGGTGGTGGCCGACGCCACCAGCTTCTGGTCCAACGGCACCACCTGCACCGGCACCGACTACCTGGTCTCGGCCAGCCCTGACGAGGTGGTGCTCATGATCAAGCAGCTGAAGGGCGGCCTCGGCTGCATCGCGGACGACCAGCCGCGGGTGTACACCCGGAACTCCGACGGCAGCCTGCACCTCGACGTCGACGGTGGATCGGGCGACCTCACCCGCGTCTCCTGA
- the mqnC gene encoding cyclic dehypoxanthinyl futalosine synthase, with product MSEPVATLDASSTDLQAVLDRAAAGGRISAEEALELYRSAPLHALGAAADAVRRRRYAGTEHIATYIIERNINYTNVCVTACKFCAFYVPPKSDKGWSRELDEILRRCAETVELGGTQIMFQGGHHPDYGVEYYERAFSAIKADFPQLVIHSLGASEVEHMARISGVSIEEAITRIHTAGLDSFAGAGAELLPERPRKALAPLKESGERWLEIMETAHRLGVESTSTMLMGTGETNAERIEHLRMIREVQDRTGGFRAFIPYTYQPQNNHLKGSTQATVFEYLRMIAIARLFLDNIAHIQGSWLTTGKEAGQLSLHYGADDLGSVMLEENVVSAAGAKHRSNLTELIHLIRTAGRVPAQRATTYEHLRVLDDPANDPVDPRVASHIASTAIEGGTAHPELKILSTN from the coding sequence GTGTCCGAGCCCGTAGCGACTCTCGACGCGTCCAGCACCGACCTGCAGGCCGTCCTCGACCGCGCGGCGGCCGGCGGTCGGATCTCGGCCGAGGAGGCGCTGGAGCTCTACCGCTCCGCGCCGCTGCACGCGCTCGGCGCGGCGGCCGACGCGGTGCGCCGGCGCCGGTACGCGGGCACCGAGCACATCGCGACCTACATCATCGAACGCAACATCAACTACACCAACGTCTGCGTGACGGCGTGCAAGTTCTGTGCGTTCTACGTGCCGCCGAAGAGTGACAAGGGCTGGTCGCGCGAGCTGGACGAGATCCTGCGCCGCTGCGCGGAGACCGTCGAGCTGGGCGGCACCCAGATCATGTTCCAGGGCGGCCACCACCCCGACTACGGCGTGGAGTACTACGAGCGCGCGTTCTCCGCGATCAAGGCGGACTTCCCGCAGCTGGTGATCCACTCGCTGGGCGCCTCCGAGGTCGAGCACATGGCGCGGATCTCGGGCGTCTCCATCGAGGAGGCGATCACCCGGATCCACACCGCGGGTCTGGACTCCTTCGCCGGCGCCGGTGCCGAGCTGCTGCCCGAGCGCCCGCGCAAGGCGCTCGCCCCGCTCAAGGAGTCGGGCGAGCGCTGGCTGGAGATCATGGAGACCGCGCATCGGCTGGGTGTCGAGTCCACCTCCACCATGCTGATGGGCACCGGCGAGACCAACGCCGAGCGGATCGAGCACCTGCGGATGATCCGCGAGGTGCAGGACCGCACCGGCGGCTTCCGGGCGTTCATCCCGTACACCTACCAGCCGCAGAACAACCACCTCAAGGGCTCGACCCAGGCGACCGTCTTCGAGTACCTGCGGATGATCGCGATCGCCCGGCTCTTCCTGGACAACATCGCGCACATCCAGGGCTCCTGGCTGACCACCGGCAAGGAGGCCGGCCAGCTGTCGCTGCACTACGGCGCGGACGACCTCGGCTCGGTGATGCTGGAGGAGAACGTGGTCTCGGCGGCCGGGGCCAAGCACCGCTCCAACCTGACCGAGCTGATCCACCTGATCCGCACCGCGGGCCGGGTGCCGGCGCAGCGCGCCACCACCTACGAGCACCTGCGGGTGCTGGACGACCCGGCCAACGACCCGGTCGACCCGCGGGTCGCCTCGCACATCGCCTCCACCGCGATCGAGGGCGGCACGGCGCACCCGGAGCTGAAGATCCTCTCCACCAACTGA
- a CDS encoding imidazolonepropionase-like domain-containing protein yields the protein MLTLHRATVLAPSGTAPSIDDGAVLVHGDRIAALGPYAELAAAHPDARLREWTGARLTPGGAQPYGALLLEHHYHPDPREGIGVEPRPLPSGGFAAGQYGGPGGSARRGLQLMLRHGTTALAGPFERPEVRTAVSRSGLRVLAPFDPPQPLHALAFEAVPNGTLAVGGRADFAIFDRETGQCLGTVLAGRLVYRGR from the coding sequence GTGCTCACGCTGCACCGGGCCACGGTCCTGGCGCCCTCCGGCACCGCCCCGTCGATCGACGACGGGGCGGTGCTGGTGCACGGTGACCGGATCGCCGCGCTCGGCCCGTACGCCGAGCTGGCGGCGGCCCACCCGGACGCCCGGCTGCGCGAGTGGACCGGCGCGCGGCTGACCCCGGGTGGGGCGCAGCCGTACGGCGCGCTCCTGCTGGAGCACCACTACCACCCCGACCCGCGCGAGGGCATCGGCGTCGAGCCCCGGCCGCTGCCGAGCGGCGGCTTCGCGGCGGGACAGTACGGCGGGCCGGGCGGCAGCGCCCGCCGCGGGCTGCAGCTGATGCTCCGGCACGGGACGACGGCCCTGGCCGGCCCGTTCGAGCGGCCCGAGGTGCGGACGGCGGTGAGCCGCTCGGGGCTGCGGGTGCTGGCCCCGTTCGACCCGCCGCAGCCGCTGCACGCCCTCGCCTTCGAAGCGGTCCCGAACGGGACGCTGGCCGTCGGCGGACGGGCGGATTTCGCCATCTTCGATCGGGAGACCGGCCAGTGCCTGGGCACGGTACTCGCCGGTAGGTTGGTGTACCGGGGGCGCTGA
- a CDS encoding demethylmenaquinone methyltransferase — protein sequence MTRASLEKQPHEVAAMFDDVAAKYDLTNDVLSLGQARAWRRAVAEAVGAGPGDVVLDLGAGTGTSSLPFLAAGAKVVPCDFSIGMLTEGKKRHPELPLTAGDATRLPFADASFDAVTISFALRNVHRTEAALAELYRVTKPGGRVVICEFSTPTWTPFRTVYTEYLMRALPPVATRVSSNPDAYVYLAESIRAWPDQPSLAVLLQEAGWTKVAWRNLTGGIVALHRGTKA from the coding sequence GTGACCCGAGCCTCGCTGGAGAAGCAGCCCCACGAAGTCGCCGCCATGTTCGACGACGTCGCCGCCAAGTACGACCTGACCAACGACGTCCTCTCGCTGGGCCAGGCCCGCGCCTGGCGCCGCGCGGTGGCCGAGGCGGTCGGCGCCGGCCCCGGCGACGTGGTGCTCGACCTCGGAGCCGGTACCGGCACCTCCTCGCTGCCGTTCCTGGCCGCCGGCGCGAAGGTCGTCCCGTGCGACTTCTCGATCGGCATGCTCACCGAGGGCAAGAAGCGCCACCCCGAGCTGCCGCTGACCGCCGGCGACGCAACCCGGCTGCCGTTCGCCGACGCCTCGTTCGACGCGGTGACCATCTCCTTCGCGCTGCGCAACGTGCACCGGACCGAGGCGGCGCTGGCCGAGCTGTACCGGGTCACCAAGCCCGGCGGCCGGGTGGTGATCTGCGAGTTCTCCACGCCGACCTGGACCCCGTTCCGGACCGTCTACACCGAGTACCTGATGCGCGCGCTGCCGCCGGTGGCGACCAGGGTGAGCAGCAACCCCGACGCGTACGTCTACCTCGCCGAGTCCATCCGCGCCTGGCCCGACCAGCCCTCGCTCGCCGTGCTGCTCCAGGAGGCGGGCTGGACCAAGGTGGCCTGGCGCAACCTCACCGGCGGCATCGTCGCGCTGCACCGGGGTACCAAGGCCTGA
- a CDS encoding geranylgeranyl reductase family protein has product MTETAVESSADVIVVGAGPAGATTAYYLAQAGLDVLLLEKTEFPREKVCGDGLTPRATKQLVDMGIDVSTANGWLHNKGLRIIGGGVRLELDWPELSSFPDYGLVRKRADFDELLARQAEKAGARLYERCNVSGPVLDDRTGKIVGVTAKLGQDKREVVFRAPLVVAADGNSTRLSLAMGLHRREDRPMGVAYRTYFTSPRGSDDYLESWLELWDTRGGEKKLLPGYGWIFGMGDGTSNVGLGILDSSPAFGELDWREVLKSWCASMPAEWGYTPENMTDPIRGAALPMAFNRQPHYTRGLLLVGDAGGMVNPFNGEGIAYAMESGQIAARTIVQASARVTDGGRERALHAYPATLKEVYGGYYTLGRAFVKLIGNPKVMQLATQRGLTHPMLMRFTLKLLANLTDPQGGDAMDRIINGLAKVAPNA; this is encoded by the coding sequence GTGACCGAGACCGCCGTCGAGAGCTCCGCTGACGTCATCGTGGTCGGAGCCGGCCCGGCGGGCGCGACCACCGCCTACTACCTGGCCCAGGCCGGGCTCGACGTACTGCTGCTGGAGAAGACCGAGTTCCCGCGCGAGAAGGTCTGCGGCGACGGCCTGACCCCGCGCGCCACCAAGCAGTTGGTGGACATGGGCATCGACGTCTCCACCGCCAACGGCTGGCTGCACAACAAGGGCCTGCGGATCATCGGCGGCGGGGTCCGGCTGGAACTGGACTGGCCGGAGCTCTCCTCCTTCCCGGACTACGGACTGGTCCGCAAGCGGGCCGACTTCGACGAGCTGCTGGCCCGTCAGGCCGAGAAGGCCGGTGCCCGGCTCTACGAGCGCTGCAACGTCTCCGGGCCGGTGCTGGACGACCGCACCGGCAAGATCGTGGGCGTGACCGCCAAGCTCGGCCAGGACAAGCGCGAGGTCGTCTTCCGCGCCCCGCTGGTGGTGGCCGCCGACGGCAACTCCACCCGCCTCTCGCTCGCGATGGGCCTGCACCGCCGCGAGGACCGCCCGATGGGCGTCGCCTACCGGACGTACTTCACCTCCCCGCGCGGCTCGGACGACTACCTGGAGTCCTGGCTGGAGCTGTGGGACACCCGCGGCGGCGAGAAGAAGCTGCTGCCCGGCTACGGCTGGATCTTCGGCATGGGCGACGGCACCTCCAACGTGGGCCTGGGCATCCTGGACTCCTCGCCCGCCTTCGGCGAGCTGGACTGGCGCGAGGTGCTCAAGTCCTGGTGCGCCAGCATGCCGGCCGAGTGGGGCTACACCCCCGAGAACATGACCGACCCGATCCGCGGCGCCGCGCTGCCGATGGCCTTCAACCGCCAGCCGCACTACACCCGCGGGCTGCTGCTGGTCGGTGACGCCGGCGGCATGGTCAACCCGTTCAACGGCGAGGGCATCGCCTATGCGATGGAGTCCGGCCAGATCGCCGCGCGCACCATCGTGCAGGCCTCCGCCCGGGTGACGGACGGCGGGCGCGAGCGCGCGCTGCACGCCTACCCGGCCACCCTCAAGGAGGTCTACGGCGGCTACTACACGCTCGGCCGGGCCTTCGTGAAGCTGATCGGCAACCCGAAGGTGATGCAGCTGGCCACCCAGCGCGGGCTGACCCACCCGATGCTGATGCGCTTCACGCTGAAGCTGCTGGCGAACCTGACGGACCCGCAGGGCGGGGACGCGATGGACCGGATCATCAACGGGCTGGCCAAGGTGGCGCCGAACGCCTGA
- a CDS encoding peptidylprolyl isomerase, with protein sequence MARTRLATAAAAATLVLCATSAASAATVSPDAKPAPAAPATAGAPANCGYTKAVPADKFQGIPVFDAAKAAKPYHATLRTSQGAVTFQALTAAAPCTTFSFRFLADHHYYDDTHCHRLTTQGIFVLQCGDPTGTGSGGPGYSFNDENLTGATYPAGTVAMANAGPNTNGSQFFFVWKDTKLPPAYTPFGRVTGGLDVLQKIAAGGEDDQNGAGDGFPTLPVNIHGVRISNH encoded by the coding sequence ATGGCCCGCACCCGCCTCGCCACCGCAGCAGCAGCCGCCACCCTGGTGCTCTGCGCGACCAGCGCCGCCTCGGCCGCCACCGTCTCGCCGGACGCCAAGCCGGCCCCGGCCGCCCCCGCAACCGCCGGGGCACCCGCCAACTGCGGCTACACGAAGGCCGTGCCCGCCGACAAGTTCCAGGGCATCCCGGTCTTCGACGCCGCGAAGGCCGCGAAGCCGTACCACGCCACGCTGCGCACCAGCCAGGGCGCGGTGACCTTCCAGGCGCTCACGGCGGCGGCCCCGTGCACCACCTTCTCGTTCCGCTTCCTCGCCGACCACCACTACTACGACGACACCCACTGCCACCGGCTCACCACCCAGGGCATCTTCGTGCTGCAGTGCGGCGACCCCACCGGGACGGGCAGCGGCGGCCCCGGCTACTCCTTCAACGACGAGAACCTGACCGGCGCCACCTACCCGGCGGGCACCGTGGCGATGGCCAACGCCGGCCCGAACACCAACGGCAGCCAGTTCTTCTTCGTCTGGAAGGACACCAAGCTGCCCCCGGCCTACACGCCGTTCGGGCGGGTGACCGGCGGGCTGGACGTGCTGCAGAAGATCGCCGCCGGCGGCGAGGACGACCAGAACGGGGCGGGCGACGGGTTCCCGACCCTGCCGGTGAACATCCACGGCGTGCGGATCAGCAACCACTGA
- a CDS encoding FAD/NAD(P)-binding protein — protein sequence MSVAIVGGGPRGLSVLERICGLARIPWDGLSVHLIDPHQPGAGTHYPDQPNYLLMNTVAGQVTMFRTGDSAAAGQPVSGPSLADWAGVPEDTYLPRAVLGRYLGHCYRRLRRHAPDKVRIHEHRASAETLRALRDGSWVLQLSDGAIVAADFVFLTTGHGTNHPTGADQRIQQFVADHRHANPKLRYLRSCYPLQKLETIEPGARVAVRGMGLSAVDTVASLTTGRGGRFVPGADGDLVYRPSGEEPQLHVYSRSGRIFSPRAVNQKTPADVYRPAFLTPEELRTLQLRHGQLDFEEHLLPLLRAELRRAAETAGGIPGSDEIESILRTPEPVRRTLGEYQAELVDFLRTDERRAAEGNLRNPVKAATDALRDLRDVLRWAVEHRGLTAESHRRFCQVYAPMLNAVAAGPPASRSREWRALFESGLLQLGAGPGAAVRPDPDSAGFVIESGLQSTPATRCDVLVGAAIDSFLPDQDASPLVRSLLAGGHARPFDNDGFRPGGLDIDTAGRLIGADGAVVPNLCALGHLTEGAHYFTNMLPAPGVDSRITADAAAAVRAMTDHLLTPRQHPTALTTALAPASLKEQSA from the coding sequence GTGTCCGTAGCAATCGTGGGTGGGGGCCCGCGCGGGCTCAGCGTTCTGGAGCGGATCTGCGGCCTGGCCCGGATTCCCTGGGACGGCCTGTCGGTCCACCTCATCGACCCGCACCAGCCCGGCGCCGGTACGCATTACCCGGATCAGCCGAACTATCTGCTCATGAACACCGTCGCCGGCCAGGTCACGATGTTCCGCACCGGCGACAGCGCCGCTGCCGGACAGCCGGTTTCCGGCCCGAGCCTGGCCGACTGGGCCGGTGTCCCCGAGGACACCTACCTGCCGCGCGCCGTCCTCGGCCGCTACCTCGGCCACTGCTACCGGCGGCTGCGCCGGCACGCGCCCGACAAGGTCCGGATCCACGAGCACCGGGCGAGCGCCGAGACGCTGCGCGCGCTGCGGGACGGGTCCTGGGTACTCCAGCTGTCGGACGGTGCGATCGTCGCCGCCGACTTCGTCTTCCTGACCACCGGGCACGGCACGAACCACCCGACCGGCGCGGACCAGCGGATCCAGCAGTTCGTCGCCGACCACCGCCACGCCAACCCCAAGCTGCGCTACCTGCGCAGCTGCTACCCGCTGCAGAAGCTGGAGACCATCGAGCCCGGCGCCCGGGTCGCGGTCCGCGGCATGGGGCTGTCGGCGGTCGACACGGTCGCCAGCCTCACCACCGGCCGCGGCGGGCGGTTCGTGCCGGGCGCCGACGGCGACCTCGTCTACCGCCCCAGCGGCGAGGAGCCGCAGCTGCACGTCTACTCACGAAGTGGCCGGATCTTCTCCCCGCGGGCGGTGAACCAGAAAACACCGGCGGACGTGTACCGACCCGCATTCCTGACCCCGGAGGAGCTGCGCACCCTGCAACTGCGACACGGGCAGCTCGACTTCGAGGAACACCTGCTGCCGCTGCTGCGGGCCGAACTGCGCCGGGCCGCCGAAACGGCCGGTGGAATACCGGGCTCCGACGAAATCGAGTCGATTCTCCGCACCCCTGAACCCGTTCGCCGAACCCTCGGCGAATACCAGGCCGAACTCGTCGACTTCCTGCGGACCGACGAGCGGCGCGCCGCCGAGGGCAACCTGCGCAATCCGGTCAAGGCCGCCACCGACGCGTTGCGCGACCTGCGCGACGTGCTGCGCTGGGCCGTCGAGCACCGGGGGCTGACGGCCGAATCGCACCGGCGGTTCTGCCAGGTGTACGCCCCGATGCTGAACGCCGTGGCCGCGGGACCGCCCGCCTCCCGCTCGCGCGAGTGGCGCGCGCTCTTCGAGAGCGGCCTGCTGCAGCTCGGGGCCGGGCCGGGGGCCGCCGTGCGGCCGGACCCGGACAGCGCCGGGTTCGTCATCGAGAGCGGCCTGCAGTCCACCCCGGCGACCCGCTGCGACGTGCTGGTGGGCGCCGCGATCGACTCGTTCCTGCCCGACCAGGACGCCTCGCCGCTGGTCCGCTCGCTGCTCGCCGGCGGGCACGCCCGTCCCTTCGACAACGACGGATTCCGGCCCGGCGGGCTGGACATCGACACCGCCGGGCGGTTGATCGGCGCGGACGGCGCGGTCGTGCCGAACCTCTGCGCACTGGGCCACCTCACCGAGGGCGCGCACTACTTCACCAACATGCTGCCGGCACCCGGGGTCGACTCCCGGATCACCGCGGACGCCGCCGCGGCCGTGCGGGCCATGACCGACCACCTGCTGACGCCGCGGCAGCACCCCACCGCCCTCACCACCGCCCTGGCCCCCGCGTCCCTCAAGGAGCAGTCCGCATGA
- a CDS encoding GNAT family N-acetyltransferase, with translation MTGTTQQHARWINPFSVHGDHVTLVPLEERHEDRLVEAVQDGQVWDTWFAAVPSPVGMRREIEWRLGLAEQGRMVPFTVLDAAGRVAGMTAYMNVDPDNRRLEIGHTWYRGSVQRTALNTEAKLLLLQHAFEEADCIAVGFRTAFFNMPSRRAIERLGAKLEGVWRNHVILPDGTLRDTCYYSVIAGEWPAVKRHLTWKLDHAGAGAAPGGSAGSAGSAGAGAADRSA, from the coding sequence ATGACCGGCACCACGCAGCAGCACGCCCGCTGGATCAACCCGTTCAGCGTGCACGGCGACCACGTCACGCTGGTCCCGCTCGAGGAACGGCACGAGGACCGGCTGGTGGAGGCCGTGCAGGACGGCCAGGTGTGGGACACCTGGTTCGCCGCCGTGCCCTCCCCGGTCGGCATGCGGCGCGAGATCGAGTGGCGCCTCGGCCTGGCCGAGCAGGGCCGGATGGTGCCCTTCACGGTGCTCGACGCCGCCGGGCGGGTCGCGGGCATGACCGCCTACATGAACGTCGACCCCGACAACCGCCGGCTGGAGATCGGGCACACCTGGTACCGCGGCAGCGTGCAGCGCACCGCGCTCAACACCGAGGCGAAGCTGCTGCTGCTCCAGCACGCCTTCGAGGAGGCGGACTGCATCGCGGTCGGTTTCCGCACCGCCTTCTTCAACATGCCGAGCCGGCGGGCGATCGAACGGCTCGGCGCGAAGCTGGAGGGGGTCTGGCGCAACCACGTGATCCTGCCCGACGGCACGCTGCGGGACACCTGCTACTACAGCGTCATCGCCGGCGAGTGGCCCGCGGTGAAGCGGCACCTGACCTGGAAGCTCGACCACGCCGGGGCCGGGGCCGCGCCGGGCGGGTCCGCCGGGTCCGCCGGGTCCGCCGGGGCCGGTGCGGCCGACAGGTCGGCGTAG